TGGTTGATGGCAAGGCGGAGTGCCTCTCCCATTTCCGCAAGGTGTTCATACACAGCAGGAGTAAGCTGCTTGAGTGCAGCGATCCCAGCACACATTGATATGGGGTTTGCAGAGAATGTCCCGCCATGGGGGAGGGCGGGCTTTCCACATCGAGGGTCAAATACAGCCATCACCTCTTCCTTTCCGCCTACAGCACCTATTGGGAAGCCGCCGCCGATAATTTTTCCCAAGGCGGTCAAGTGAGGCTGCACATTCCAGATTGCCTGGGCGCCGTGGTAGCCGAGGCGGAAGCTGATGACCTCATCGAAGATCAACAGGCTTCCGTTCTTCTCACAAAAATCCGCGAGCCCCTGGATGAACGCCTGACTCGCAGGAATCAGGCCTGCCCGGTTAGGAAGAGGATCCACCAAGATGCCAGCGAGCTCTGACGCATGCTGACTCAAGATCTGCAACGAGCGCTCTGGGTCATTAAAAGGAATAGTAATGACGTCCGCCAACACCGCCTCTGGGGTTCCCTCGGCATATGGGACTGACGTGGGGGCCGTCATCTCGCCCCAGTTCCCGGGAGAAGAGTCCAGGCTGACCTCAGCGTAATCGTACGAACCGTGGTAGGAACCTTCGACCTTCGCGATCTTCGGGCGCTTCGTGAAGGCGCGTGCGGCTTTGATTGCCATCATCACGGCCTCGGTTCCAGAGTTTGTGAATCTAACGCGCTCAATTGAGCACACCCGCGAGCAGATGAGCTCTGCCAGTTCAATCTCTGCTACGGTCGGCATGCCAAAGGCGGTTCCCCTGGCAAGCTGTTCCTGAACTACCCGGTTGATCTCGGGGTTGGCGTACCCATGAATGTTCGACGTGAAGTTGTTGACGCAATCAATGCGAATATCACCATCGACATCCCACACGTGGCACCCTTCCCCCTTGCTCGCATAGAGGGGGTAGGGCTTCATGAATACCGTAGTTCGGGTGTTCCCCCCGGGAAGGCTATTGAGCGCGCGCTGATAGAGCTTGGCGGATGCGGAGTCGCTGTTGGGATAGCTCATCTGGTGCAGCCTCATTGACCCAGCAGATTGATAGGAAAGCCAACGAGCTCTTCGAGTTGTTTTACGGAAACGCCCTCTACCAGATCGCGTGCTGACACCATCCCATCGGAAAGCTCAAAGGTAGCCACATCCGTATACACCCTGGACACGCACTTCATCGCGGTGAGAGGGTAAGTGCACTGCAGCACCAGCTTGCTCTCCCCGGATTTTGTGAGGAGCTCCATCATCACGAACACATTCTTTGCGCCAAGAGCTAAGTCCATCGCCCCACCGACAGCAGGAATCGCATCCGCAGCGCCGGTATGCCAATTTGCCAAGTCGCCTTGGGTGGATACCTGGAATGCTCCTAGTACACAGACGTCTAGATGCCCACCTCTCATCATTCCGAATGAGTCTGCGTGGTGGAAGAATGACCCACCCTCAAGCAAAGTGACTGGCTGCTTGCCGGCGTTAATCAGGTCACCGTCAACTTCCTCAGGGGCTGGAGCCTTACCCATACCGAGAATTCCATTCTCGCTGTGCAGAATGACTTCACGATCAGCCGGCAGATGGTTGGCGACCAAGGTGGGGAGGCCAATTCCCAAGTTGACGTAAGCCCCTTCAGGAATATCCGCTGCAACACGAGCCGCAATCTGGTCTCGACTGAGCTTATTCATTTGACGTCCTCCCCGGTACACACGACGTGCTTAACAAAAATTCCAGGCGTCACGATTGCCTCAGGATCAAGCTCGCCAAGCTGCACCAGCTCTCTTACCTGAACGATGGTTGTTGTAGCGGCGGTTGCCATGATTGGATTGAAATTCCGGGCGGCCTTTCGATACGTCAGATTTCCCCAGCGGTCTGCGCGATCCGCTCGGATCAGTGCGTAGTCCGCCTTGATGGGATACTGGATCAAGTAGTTGCGGCCATCGATCTCACGAGATTCGACTCCCTCTGCCAATGGAGAGCCATATCCAGTTGGGGAGAAAAAAGCACCGATGCCTGCGCCAGCAGCCCTGATTCGCTCCGCCAGGTTGCCTTGGGGGACTAGCTCAAGTTCGATTTCACCTTTTCTATAAAGGTCATCGAAAACATATGAATCCGCTTGGCGCGGAAACGAGCAGATGATTTTGCGCACGCGCTTCATCTTGAGTAGCGCAGCGAGGCCGGTGTCGCCATTGCCAGCATTGTTGTTGATGATGGTGAGGTCTTTGGCGCCATGTGCAATCAGGGCGTCAATCAGCTCAGTGGGCTGGCCTGAGGGGCCAAATCCACCAATCATGACCCTTGAGCCATCTGTGATCTGGGCGATAGCTTCTTCGACGCTTGAGCAGAATTTATTGATCATGATGTCCTCTCACACCCGTTCGATCGCAATAGCAATGCCCTGGCCCACTCCCACGCACATCGTGCAGAGGGCTAGACGACCTCCGGTACGCTTCAAGGTGTGTGCAGCGGAGCCAACGAGACGCGCCCCGCTCATCCCTAACGGGTGGCCGAGGGCAATTGCCCCTCCGTTCGGATTCACACGGCGATCATCGTCCGAAAGCGAAAGGCCTCGCAGAACTGCAAGAGCCTGAGCCGCAAAGGCCTCATTCAGCTCAATAAGGTCGAAGTCATCCATCGTGAGACGAAGCTGCTTCAGGAGTTTTTGAGTCGCAGGAATCGGGCCGATGCCCATCACGGATGGCTCAACACCTGCAGTTGCCATGCCCAGGATTCGAGCAAAAGGAGATACGCCCAACTCACTGAGGCCTGCCTCAGACGCGAGTAGCAAACTGGCTGCTCCGTCATTGACACCTGACGCGTTGCCTGCGGTGATGCTGCCATCCGAACTCACGATCGATGGAAGAGAACTGAGCTGACTCAAGGTCGTTGCACGAGGGTGTTCGTCCTTATCAATGACGATGCTCGGGCCTCGCCGCTGCGCGATTTCAACCGGAACAATTTCTGCGTCGAACGCCCCATCGCGCTGTGCGGCTGCAGCTTTGCTTTGGCTAGCTAAAGCAAAGGCATCCTGATCTTCACGTGAAATCTTGTAGTGCCTGGCAACGTTCTCCGCAGTTTCAGGCATCGAGTCCACACCGAAGCGACGCCGGAGCTCCGGATTGATGAAACGCCAACCGATCGTGGTGTCATAGATCTCCATGCTACGGCTGAACGCCTGATCCGCTTTGGGGATTACGAACGGAGCGCGGCTCATGCTCTCCACTCCGCCGGCAATAACGATCTTTGCTTCTCCGGCGTGCAAGGTGCGTGCGGTGTAGCCAACCGCATCCATCCCTGAGCCACACAGACGATTGAGCGTCACAGCCGCAACGCTTTGGGGCAAACCTGAAAGCAAGGCAGCCATGCGTGCAACGTTTCGACTGTCCTCTCCTACCTGGTTGGCACACCCCAGGACGACCTCATCAACCAGTCCTGGTTCTACCTGCGAATTCCGCCTAAGCAGCGCCTTGATTGCCAAAGCTGCGAGGTCGTCTGGGCGTACGGAGGAAAGGGCGCCGCCATACCTTCCGATAGGGGTGCGTATCGCATCGCAGATAAAAGCGTCCATCAAAGCCTCGCCTGTTCTTGTAAGAATGTTTAAATATCGAACAAATTGTTCGTATATAAAACTATTCCTGTTTTTTTATCGGAGTCAATGGCCCGGCCGTCGTTTTTCTGGGGGCGCCTGCTTTGGGGGTACGGCGCAGCATTCGGCTAGAAGTCCGATAGGAGTGGCGTGCTAGAGCTTTTGTGGAAGGGATTCTCAGCGCCCTTGGGCTAGATGCTGGCGGAAGCGGAACCGTTAGATCTGAACATTATTTGTACAGCTCGCCTTAGGCTCATTGCGAATTGATCACTGAAAAATTTTTATTGACAGCTTCGAACTATTGGAATCAATGTAATTAAACGGTAAGGCGTACC
The Pseudomonas triclosanedens DNA segment above includes these coding regions:
- a CDS encoding 3-oxoacid CoA-transferase subunit A; this translates as MINKFCSSVEEAIAQITDGSRVMIGGFGPSGQPTELIDALIAHGAKDLTIINNNAGNGDTGLAALLKMKRVRKIICSFPRQADSYVFDDLYRKGEIELELVPQGNLAERIRAAGAGIGAFFSPTGYGSPLAEGVESREIDGRNYLIQYPIKADYALIRADRADRWGNLTYRKAARNFNPIMATAATTTIVQVRELVQLGELDPEAIVTPGIFVKHVVCTGEDVK
- a CDS encoding aspartate aminotransferase family protein, coding for MSYPNSDSASAKLYQRALNSLPGGNTRTTVFMKPYPLYASKGEGCHVWDVDGDIRIDCVNNFTSNIHGYANPEINRVVQEQLARGTAFGMPTVAEIELAELICSRVCSIERVRFTNSGTEAVMMAIKAARAFTKRPKIAKVEGSYHGSYDYAEVSLDSSPGNWGEMTAPTSVPYAEGTPEAVLADVITIPFNDPERSLQILSQHASELAGILVDPLPNRAGLIPASQAFIQGLADFCEKNGSLLIFDEVISFRLGYHGAQAIWNVQPHLTALGKIIGGGFPIGAVGGKEEVMAVFDPRCGKPALPHGGTFSANPISMCAGIAALKQLTPAVYEHLAEMGEALRLAINHAFAARHLPGRAVGMGSLIKVHFSESDVTDYRSGYQSPEVARRLSIFVKGLLNRGVVAASYGLLVLSTPMTLSEIDSIASAVERALDDVVLSLNSQSGT
- the pcaF gene encoding 3-oxoadipyl-CoA thiolase — protein: MMDAFICDAIRTPIGRYGGALSSVRPDDLAALAIKALLRRNSQVEPGLVDEVVLGCANQVGEDSRNVARMAALLSGLPQSVAAVTLNRLCGSGMDAVGYTARTLHAGEAKIVIAGGVESMSRAPFVIPKADQAFSRSMEIYDTTIGWRFINPELRRRFGVDSMPETAENVARHYKISREDQDAFALASQSKAAAAQRDGAFDAEIVPVEIAQRRGPSIVIDKDEHPRATTLSQLSSLPSIVSSDGSITAGNASGVNDGAASLLLASEAGLSELGVSPFARILGMATAGVEPSVMGIGPIPATQKLLKQLRLTMDDFDLIELNEAFAAQALAVLRGLSLSDDDRRVNPNGGAIALGHPLGMSGARLVGSAAHTLKRTGGRLALCTMCVGVGQGIAIAIERV
- a CDS encoding 3-oxoacid CoA-transferase subunit B — encoded protein: MNKLSRDQIAARVAADIPEGAYVNLGIGLPTLVANHLPADREVILHSENGILGMGKAPAPEEVDGDLINAGKQPVTLLEGGSFFHHADSFGMMRGGHLDVCVLGAFQVSTQGDLANWHTGAADAIPAVGGAMDLALGAKNVFVMMELLTKSGESKLVLQCTYPLTAMKCVSRVYTDVATFELSDGMVSARDLVEGVSVKQLEELVGFPINLLGQ